One genomic window of Angustibacter sp. Root456 includes the following:
- the purL gene encoding phosphoribosylformylglycinamidine synthase subunit PurL codes for MSVDTVKQAGDSPDVEQPWAELGLKADEYERIREILGRRPTSSELAMYSVMWSEHCSYKSSKVHLRQFGEKTTDAMREKLMVGIGENAGVVDIGDGWAVTFKVESHNHPSYVEPYQGAATGVGGIVRDIMSMGARPIAVMDPLRFGAIDHPDTHRVLPGIVAGVGGYGNCLGLPNIGGEVVFDPSYQGNPLVNALCVGSMRHDDIHLASAKGKGNHVVLFGAKTGGDGIGGVSVLASETFESTGPSKRPAVQVGDPFAEKVLIECCLELFAADVVDGIQDLGGAGLSCATSELASNGDSGMHVWLDRVPLRDNTLAPEEILMSESQERMMAVVTPARLDEFMAICRKWDVEATVIGEVTDGGRLVIEWHGETVVDVPPRTVAHDGPVYERPYERPASLDALQADVPTAERLARPRTGDELRAALLQLLGSPNLSSRAWVTDQYDRYVMGNTALAMPDDAGVVRVDEQTGRGIAISTDCNSRFAALDPHAGAQLALAEAYRNVATAGATPLAVTDCLNFGSPEDPGVMWQFAQAVTGLADACQALGVPVTGGNVSLYNQTGDVAIHPTPVVGVLGVLDDVTRRTPSGWRTPGEVIYLVGATRDELGGSSWADVVHGHLGGLPPAVDLDAERVLGEILVAASRDGLVDAAHDLSDGGLAIALAESCLRYGVGARVWLDELCERDGIDPFVALFSESTARAIVAVPRSEEVRFTDMCTARGVPHLRIGVVDDGEAGAAVLDVQGQFTLPLAELREVHERTLPAAFGH; via the coding sequence GTGAGCGTCGACACGGTCAAGCAGGCGGGCGACAGCCCGGACGTCGAGCAGCCCTGGGCCGAGCTCGGGTTGAAGGCCGATGAGTACGAGCGCATCCGCGAGATCCTCGGACGCCGGCCCACGTCGTCCGAGCTCGCGATGTACAGCGTCATGTGGAGCGAGCACTGCTCGTACAAGTCGAGCAAGGTGCACCTGCGCCAGTTCGGCGAGAAGACCACGGACGCCATGCGCGAGAAGCTGATGGTGGGCATCGGCGAGAACGCCGGCGTCGTCGACATCGGTGACGGCTGGGCGGTCACCTTCAAGGTCGAGAGCCACAACCACCCGTCGTACGTCGAGCCCTACCAGGGTGCGGCCACCGGCGTCGGCGGGATCGTGCGCGACATCATGAGCATGGGTGCGCGGCCGATCGCGGTGATGGACCCGCTCCGCTTCGGTGCGATCGACCACCCCGACACGCACCGCGTGCTGCCCGGAATCGTTGCGGGAGTAGGTGGCTACGGCAACTGCCTCGGCTTGCCCAACATCGGCGGCGAGGTCGTCTTCGACCCCTCCTACCAGGGCAACCCGCTCGTCAACGCGCTGTGCGTCGGGTCGATGCGGCACGACGACATCCACCTCGCGAGCGCCAAGGGCAAGGGCAACCACGTCGTGCTGTTCGGCGCCAAGACCGGCGGCGACGGCATCGGCGGCGTGTCGGTGCTGGCGTCGGAGACGTTCGAGTCGACGGGCCCCAGCAAGCGACCAGCCGTGCAGGTGGGCGACCCCTTCGCCGAGAAGGTGCTCATCGAGTGCTGCCTCGAGCTGTTCGCCGCCGACGTCGTCGACGGCATCCAGGACCTCGGCGGCGCGGGCCTGTCGTGCGCGACGAGCGAGCTCGCCAGCAACGGCGACAGCGGCATGCACGTCTGGCTCGACCGCGTTCCATTGCGCGACAACACTCTCGCTCCTGAGGAGATCCTCATGAGCGAGTCGCAGGAGCGCATGATGGCGGTCGTCACGCCGGCGCGCCTCGACGAGTTCATGGCCATCTGCCGCAAGTGGGACGTCGAGGCCACGGTGATCGGCGAGGTCACCGACGGCGGCCGGCTCGTCATCGAGTGGCACGGCGAGACGGTCGTCGACGTGCCGCCGCGCACGGTCGCCCACGACGGGCCGGTCTACGAGCGCCCGTACGAGCGACCGGCGTCCCTCGACGCGCTCCAGGCCGACGTCCCGACGGCCGAGCGGCTGGCCCGCCCGCGCACCGGCGACGAGCTGCGTGCGGCGCTGCTCCAGCTGCTCGGCTCACCCAACCTCAGCAGCCGCGCGTGGGTCACCGACCAGTACGACCGCTACGTCATGGGCAACACCGCGCTGGCGATGCCGGACGACGCCGGCGTGGTGCGCGTCGACGAGCAGACCGGCCGCGGCATCGCGATCTCCACCGACTGCAACAGCCGGTTCGCCGCGCTCGACCCGCACGCCGGCGCGCAGCTCGCGCTCGCCGAGGCCTACCGCAACGTGGCCACCGCCGGCGCGACGCCGCTCGCCGTCACCGACTGCCTCAACTTCGGCTCGCCCGAGGACCCCGGCGTCATGTGGCAGTTCGCGCAGGCCGTCACCGGCCTCGCCGACGCCTGCCAGGCCCTCGGCGTCCCGGTCACGGGCGGCAACGTCAGCCTCTACAACCAGACCGGCGACGTCGCGATCCACCCGACGCCGGTGGTGGGAGTGCTCGGCGTGCTCGACGACGTCACGCGCCGCACGCCGTCCGGCTGGCGCACGCCGGGCGAGGTCATCTACCTCGTGGGTGCCACGCGCGACGAGCTCGGCGGCTCGTCGTGGGCCGATGTCGTGCACGGGCACCTCGGCGGCCTGCCGCCGGCCGTCGACCTCGACGCCGAGCGGGTGCTCGGCGAGATCCTCGTCGCCGCCTCGCGCGACGGCCTCGTGGACGCCGCGCACGACCTGTCCGACGGCGGCCTGGCGATCGCGCTGGCGGAGTCGTGCCTGCGGTACGGCGTGGGTGCGCGCGTGTGGCTCGACGAGCTGTGCGAGCGCGACGGCATCGACCCGTTCGTCGCGCTGTTCAGCGAATCGACCGCCCGGGCGATCGTCGCCGTGCCGCGCTCGGAGGAGGTGCGCTTCACCGACATGTGCACCGCGCGGGGCGTGCCGCACCTGCGGATCGGCGTGGTCGACGACGGCGAGGCCGGTGCCGCCGTCCTCGACGTCCAGGGGCAGTTCACGCTGCCGCTCGCCGAGCTGCGCGAGGTGCACGAGCGCACGCTGCCGGCGGCCTTCGGCCACTGA
- a CDS encoding MFS transporter, whose protein sequence is MSLSVALVNRVRPPSPLAGRLSAQSLLFALGQGTFLTGSAVFFTQIVGLTAAQVGLGLTFAGIGAFLAALPMGRLVDRFGPKKMWALSAMGQGAMFAVWPFVTGFKSYVVMAVAMEVIGALGGAAFGAYTIDALPPGERVKSRAYMYSALNAGFTLGSLMGGIALAFRSNEVLHALPWFTAAAFAVNALAITRLPRAPHDERTPEERKVKVAGPGPLRNPGWLLTEFFGGVFWTNQVLLNVVIPLWLVQKTDAPRVLLAFLFGTNTVMCIFLPMAAARGVKDLPTALKAMRISSVFFVVSCVITLATHDTVGWLTIALVWLGHVTVTGAELYLSAASWTFEAELMDPRQRGSYQGAGELAGTLGKVWAPALYTFLAMNWGAVGWLIIAAIIVVATIGVHPSSRMARRFLERHVPADVLADARASTPDAEDALAVAPTPLNSSDEAVLDPLR, encoded by the coding sequence GTGTCACTCTCTGTCGCCCTCGTGAACCGCGTCCGCCCACCGTCCCCGCTGGCCGGCCGCCTGTCGGCCCAGTCGCTGCTGTTCGCGCTCGGCCAGGGCACCTTCCTCACCGGGTCGGCGGTGTTCTTCACCCAGATCGTCGGGCTGACGGCGGCTCAGGTCGGACTCGGCCTGACCTTCGCCGGCATCGGCGCGTTCCTCGCGGCGCTGCCGATGGGCCGGCTCGTCGACCGCTTCGGCCCCAAGAAGATGTGGGCCCTGAGCGCCATGGGCCAGGGCGCGATGTTCGCCGTGTGGCCGTTCGTCACCGGCTTCAAGAGCTACGTCGTGATGGCCGTGGCCATGGAGGTCATCGGCGCTCTCGGCGGCGCGGCCTTCGGGGCGTACACCATCGACGCTCTGCCTCCCGGCGAGCGCGTGAAGTCCCGCGCCTACATGTACTCCGCGCTCAACGCCGGCTTCACCCTCGGCTCGCTCATGGGGGGCATCGCGCTGGCCTTCCGCTCCAACGAGGTCCTGCACGCGCTGCCGTGGTTCACGGCCGCTGCGTTCGCGGTCAACGCGCTCGCCATCACGCGACTGCCTCGGGCGCCGCACGACGAGCGGACGCCGGAGGAGCGCAAGGTGAAGGTCGCCGGCCCGGGCCCGCTGCGCAACCCCGGCTGGTTGCTCACCGAGTTCTTCGGCGGCGTCTTCTGGACCAACCAGGTGCTGCTCAACGTCGTCATCCCGCTGTGGCTGGTGCAGAAGACCGACGCGCCGCGCGTGCTGCTGGCGTTCCTGTTCGGCACGAACACGGTGATGTGCATCTTCCTGCCGATGGCGGCGGCCCGCGGCGTCAAGGACCTGCCCACCGCGCTCAAGGCGATGCGCATCTCGTCCGTGTTCTTCGTCGTCTCGTGCGTCATCACGCTCGCGACGCACGACACCGTCGGCTGGCTCACGATCGCGCTGGTCTGGCTGGGGCACGTCACCGTCACCGGTGCCGAGCTCTACCTCTCGGCGGCGAGCTGGACGTTCGAGGCCGAGCTGATGGACCCCCGCCAGCGCGGCTCCTACCAGGGCGCCGGCGAGCTGGCCGGCACCCTGGGCAAGGTGTGGGCGCCGGCGCTGTACACGTTCCTCGCGATGAACTGGGGCGCCGTCGGCTGGTTGATCATCGCCGCGATCATCGTCGTCGCGACCATCGGCGTGCACCCGTCGAGCCGGATGGCCCGGCGCTTCCTCGAGCGGCACGTGCCGGCCGACGTCCTGGCCGATGCCCGCGCGTCGACCCCGGACGCGGAGGACGCTCTGGCGGTCGCGCCGACTCCCCTCAACTCCAGCGACGAGGCCGTGCTCGACCCGCTGAGGTAG
- a CDS encoding multidrug effflux MFS transporter produces the protein MTTACPTDERTDASDAAAAPTRAAIGVPLGLVVLLGSLQGLGPLSLDTYLPALPDIARDLGASTSATQLTLTATLVGLAAGQLVFGALSDRLGRRRPLLAGLALYVVASVLCAAAPTVELLIAGRFVQGFAGAAGMVSAMAIARDSTHGTAMARLFAALMLVTGVAPILAPVLGGQLLLLTSWRGIFGLLAVAGAVLLAVAALRVPETLPVERRRGGDLRSMLSTFGGLLRDRTFRGPLLALVLACGGLFGYLSGSPFLLQDVHGLSAQAYSGVFAVNTIGLTALSQLSGRIVHRTGPARLLVVGTAICALGGVGLLAATLTGAGLVAVLPALFCVVGGMGFVFPNASALALAAHGETAGSASALLGTGQFVAGAVAAPLVGLGGDATLSMAVVLAVATVASVMAALASSRGAPLGRGASL, from the coding sequence GTGACCACCGCCTGCCCGACCGACGAGCGCACGGACGCCTCGGATGCCGCGGCCGCACCCACTCGCGCCGCGATCGGCGTGCCGCTCGGCCTGGTCGTCCTGCTCGGCTCGTTGCAGGGCCTCGGGCCGCTCTCGCTCGACACCTACCTGCCCGCGCTACCTGACATCGCGCGCGACCTCGGCGCGTCGACGTCGGCCACGCAGCTGACGCTCACCGCCACGCTGGTCGGTCTGGCCGCCGGGCAGCTGGTCTTCGGCGCGCTGAGCGACCGGCTGGGGCGCCGCCGACCGCTGCTGGCCGGGCTGGCGCTGTACGTCGTGGCCAGCGTGCTGTGCGCGGCCGCGCCGACGGTCGAGCTGCTCATCGCCGGACGCTTCGTGCAGGGTTTCGCGGGTGCCGCGGGCATGGTCAGCGCGATGGCAATCGCGCGTGACAGCACGCACGGCACGGCCATGGCCCGGTTGTTCGCCGCCCTGATGCTCGTCACCGGGGTGGCGCCGATCCTCGCGCCGGTGCTCGGAGGCCAGCTGCTGCTGCTCACCTCGTGGCGGGGCATCTTCGGCCTGCTGGCCGTGGCCGGAGCGGTGCTGCTCGCCGTGGCGGCGCTGCGCGTGCCCGAGACGCTGCCGGTCGAGCGGCGCCGGGGCGGCGACCTACGCAGCATGCTGAGCACCTTCGGCGGCCTGCTGCGCGACCGCACGTTCCGTGGGCCGCTCCTCGCGCTCGTGCTGGCCTGCGGCGGCCTGTTCGGCTACCTGTCCGGCTCACCGTTCCTGCTGCAGGACGTGCACGGGCTCTCGGCCCAGGCCTACAGCGGCGTCTTCGCGGTCAACACCATCGGCCTCACCGCACTGAGCCAGCTCAGCGGGCGGATCGTGCACCGCACCGGCCCGGCCCGCCTGCTGGTCGTCGGGACGGCGATCTGCGCGCTCGGCGGCGTGGGGCTGCTCGCTGCGACGCTGACCGGCGCCGGACTGGTCGCGGTGCTGCCCGCGCTGTTCTGCGTCGTCGGCGGCATGGGCTTCGTGTTCCCCAACGCCAGCGCGCTGGCTCTGGCGGCGCACGGGGAGACGGCGGGGTCGGCGTCCGCGCTGCTCGGCACCGGTCAGTTCGTCGCCGGGGCCGTGGCCGCACCGCTCGTCGGGCTCGGTGGCGACGCGACGCTCTCGATGGCGGTGGTGCTCGCGGTGGCGACCGTCGCGTCCGTGATGGCAGCGCTGGCCAGCAGCCGCGGCGCGCCGCTCGGCCGCGGAGCGAGTCTCTAG
- a CDS encoding thioesterase family protein: protein MRFDDVTAVTPAGTSGRYTAQVDPQWSIAGKPNGGYLLALCARAAQAELSAEGEHHPHVVAASATYLSPTAFGPARLDVEELRRGRGTSVLRVRLSDDDGTPRLEAHVTCGRLRDDAEPHHDNVTAPDVPPIEQCVRLPVDGPGFQVPIMGVLAEHLDPACLGWATGAPSGAGELRGYLAFDDGREPDALALLLAVDAFPPATFDLGLGGWVPTLHLSAWVRALPAPGPLVVRQAARLVEASMVDETCDVWDSRGRLVATGHQLAGVRVPRPA from the coding sequence ATGCGCTTCGACGACGTCACGGCGGTCACCCCGGCCGGCACCAGCGGCCGCTACACCGCGCAGGTCGACCCGCAGTGGTCGATCGCCGGCAAGCCGAACGGCGGGTACCTGCTCGCGCTGTGCGCCCGGGCGGCACAGGCCGAGCTGAGCGCCGAGGGCGAGCACCACCCGCACGTCGTCGCCGCGAGCGCCACCTACCTCAGCCCGACGGCGTTCGGGCCGGCGCGGCTCGACGTCGAGGAGCTGCGCCGCGGGCGGGGCACCAGCGTGCTGCGCGTCCGCCTCTCGGACGACGACGGCACGCCCCGCCTCGAGGCGCACGTCACCTGCGGCCGACTGCGCGACGACGCCGAGCCGCACCACGACAACGTCACCGCGCCGGACGTGCCGCCGATCGAGCAGTGCGTCCGGCTGCCGGTGGACGGGCCGGGCTTCCAGGTGCCGATCATGGGCGTGCTGGCCGAGCACCTCGACCCGGCGTGCCTCGGCTGGGCGACCGGCGCGCCGTCCGGCGCGGGTGAGCTGCGCGGCTACCTGGCCTTCGACGACGGCCGCGAGCCCGACGCGCTCGCGCTGCTGCTCGCGGTCGACGCCTTCCCGCCGGCGACCTTCGACCTCGGGCTCGGCGGTTGGGTGCCGACGCTGCACCTGAGCGCCTGGGTGCGGGCGCTGCCGGCGCCGGGCCCGCTCGTGGTGCGGCAGGCGGCCCGGCTGGTCGAGGCGTCGATGGTCGACGAGACCTGCGACGTCTGGGACTCGCGCGGGCGGCTCGTCGCCACGGGCCACCAGCTCGCCGGGGTGCGGGTGCCGCGCCCGGCCTGA
- a CDS encoding sterol carrier family protein has translation MPARRRIDPDAGRAALREWQDADGQAARAVTATAVRWSLEELAARAPGHTVEVRVPPYGVTQCIAGPRHTRGTPPNVVETDAATWLGLVTGAVTWGRARAEALVSASGERADLSGHLPLV, from the coding sequence ATGCCCGCACGACGACGCATCGACCCCGACGCCGGACGGGCGGCCCTGCGCGAGTGGCAGGACGCGGACGGCCAGGCGGCCCGGGCCGTGACCGCCACCGCGGTGCGCTGGAGCCTCGAGGAGCTGGCGGCGCGGGCACCGGGGCACACGGTGGAGGTACGCGTGCCGCCGTACGGCGTCACCCAGTGCATCGCAGGGCCCCGGCACACCCGCGGCACGCCGCCGAACGTCGTCGAGACGGACGCCGCCACCTGGCTCGGGCTCGTGACCGGAGCGGTCACCTGGGGCCGGGCCCGGGCTGAGGCCCTGGTGAGCGCGAGCGGTGAGCGGGCCGATCTCAGCGGCCACCTGCCGCTGGTCTAG
- a CDS encoding cache domain-containing protein: MNAVPGPVATQTATAAPAQVVAAVDAMGTRVAQLLDGLREQVTAAFADARPRRADLHVVGPATAALRLPDLPLVGAGFVAAPGALADAPYWLEWFTTDHDVDQPTVEPLDAQTDPEADDFRDYTALAWFSAPRDDGQAHVTGPYVDYLCTDEYTLTFTQPVVVRGDFVGVVGADLFARSMEAAVLPVMGRLATPSLLVNAAGRVVAACRTTWVTGDLVRDAPADWQRHPCSSLPFTLLVATG; the protein is encoded by the coding sequence GTGAATGCCGTCCCCGGGCCCGTCGCGACGCAGACCGCGACCGCTGCGCCGGCGCAGGTCGTGGCCGCCGTCGACGCCATGGGCACGCGCGTGGCGCAGCTGCTCGACGGCCTGCGCGAGCAGGTGACGGCGGCGTTCGCCGACGCTCGACCCCGCCGGGCCGACCTGCACGTCGTCGGGCCGGCGACCGCCGCGCTGCGCCTGCCCGACCTGCCCCTCGTGGGCGCGGGTTTCGTCGCCGCCCCCGGGGCGCTGGCCGACGCGCCGTACTGGCTCGAGTGGTTCACCACCGACCACGACGTCGACCAGCCGACGGTCGAGCCGCTCGACGCGCAGACCGATCCCGAGGCCGACGACTTCCGCGACTACACCGCGCTCGCGTGGTTCAGCGCGCCCCGCGACGACGGCCAGGCGCACGTCACCGGGCCCTACGTCGACTACCTGTGCACCGACGAGTACACGCTGACGTTCACCCAGCCGGTGGTCGTCCGCGGCGACTTCGTGGGGGTCGTCGGTGCGGACCTGTTCGCCCGGAGCATGGAGGCGGCCGTGCTGCCGGTGATGGGCCGCCTCGCGACCCCGTCGCTGCTGGTCAACGCCGCCGGGCGGGTCGTGGCCGCGTGCCGCACGACGTGGGTCACCGGTGACCTCGTGCGCGACGCGCCGGCCGACTGGCAGCGGCACCCGTGCTCGTCGCTGCCGTTCACGCTGCTCGTCGCGACCGGCTAG
- a CDS encoding FadR/GntR family transcriptional regulator, translating to MTTTSRGLAPGGRLSSRARSAVFSPLEPTGRAEAVTRRLSDAIALGLLRGDEQLPSETDLAEKLGVSTVTVREALTSLREQGLVRTRRGRGGGSFVCAPADAATSVLRARLRSFALGELRDLADHYAAISGACARLAAERADDDDHARLASGTERLGAATEAGARRRAEGQYHLELAASAQSPRLTREEIALQSAVGPVLWLAYADDATVTAACRQHERLQQAVAAGDAAVARAAAEDHVAEMFAAARALHREMMSG from the coding sequence GTGACGACGACGAGCAGGGGGCTGGCACCCGGCGGACGCCTGTCTTCACGCGCTCGCTCAGCGGTGTTCTCACCCCTGGAGCCCACCGGCCGGGCGGAGGCCGTCACGCGCCGCCTGTCGGACGCCATCGCGCTCGGCCTGCTGCGCGGCGACGAGCAGCTGCCCAGCGAGACCGACCTGGCCGAGAAGCTCGGCGTGTCGACGGTGACGGTGCGCGAGGCGCTGACCTCCCTGCGCGAGCAGGGCCTCGTGCGCACCCGCAGGGGTCGGGGTGGCGGCTCTTTCGTGTGCGCGCCCGCCGACGCCGCGACGTCCGTGCTGCGGGCGCGACTGCGCTCGTTCGCGCTCGGTGAGCTGCGCGACCTGGCCGACCACTACGCCGCGATCAGCGGTGCGTGCGCCCGGCTCGCGGCCGAGCGCGCGGATGACGACGACCACGCCCGCCTGGCGTCGGGCACCGAGCGTCTCGGCGCCGCCACCGAGGCCGGTGCCCGCCGTCGCGCCGAGGGCCAGTACCACCTCGAGCTCGCGGCCAGCGCCCAGTCGCCCCGACTGACGCGTGAGGAGATCGCCCTGCAGAGCGCGGTGGGTCCCGTGCTCTGGCTCGCCTACGCCGACGACGCCACCGTCACCGCCGCGTGCCGCCAGCACGAGCGCCTGCAGCAGGCGGTCGCCGCAGGTGACGCCGCGGTGGCCCGAGCGGCCGCTGAGGACCACGTGGCGGAGATGTTCGCTGCCGCGCGAGCCCTGCATCGCGAGATGATGTCCGGGTGA
- a CDS encoding ABC transporter ATP-binding protein, whose protein sequence is MSSPSATPSRPDGGPAVRLRGLRKEFAGHPPVVAVDDVDLDIADGEFFSMLGPSGSGKTTVLRIIAGFEEPTAGTVELAGVDTTRTPAYDRDVNTVFQDYALFPHMSVQENVEYGLRVKKVPSAERRRRAAEALEQVRLPDLGARRPGQLSGGQRQRVALARALVNRPRVLLLDEPLGALDLKLREQMQVELKAIQREVGITFLFVTHDQEEALTLSDRIAVFNAGRIEQVGPASEVYDSPATAFVAGFVGTSNLLQGNVAREVLGRAGSFGIRPEKLRVLADGAVPGDHERTTQGVVREVVYAGPVTRVVVDIGAGARLIALQQNGSELASAPIRRGDPVRLAWRDEHVMDVPPPTTPSIDEGAPHA, encoded by the coding sequence GTGTCCAGCCCCTCCGCCACCCCGAGCCGCCCCGACGGCGGCCCCGCCGTCCGGCTGCGTGGCCTGCGCAAGGAGTTCGCCGGCCACCCACCGGTGGTCGCGGTCGACGACGTCGATCTCGACATCGCCGACGGCGAGTTCTTCTCGATGCTCGGGCCGTCGGGCTCGGGCAAGACCACGGTGCTGCGGATCATCGCGGGCTTCGAGGAGCCCACGGCCGGCACGGTCGAGCTCGCCGGCGTCGACACCACGCGCACGCCGGCCTATGACCGCGACGTCAACACGGTCTTCCAGGACTACGCGCTGTTCCCGCACATGAGCGTGCAGGAGAACGTCGAGTACGGCCTGCGGGTCAAGAAGGTGCCCAGCGCCGAGCGCCGCCGTCGCGCGGCCGAGGCGCTCGAGCAGGTGCGCCTGCCCGACCTCGGCGCGCGCCGGCCGGGCCAGCTCAGCGGTGGTCAGCGCCAGCGCGTCGCGCTCGCCCGGGCGCTGGTCAACCGGCCGCGCGTGCTGCTGCTCGACGAGCCGCTCGGAGCGCTCGACCTCAAGCTGCGCGAGCAGATGCAGGTGGAGCTCAAGGCGATCCAGCGCGAGGTCGGCATCACCTTCCTGTTCGTGACCCACGACCAGGAGGAGGCGCTGACGCTGTCGGATCGCATCGCGGTCTTCAACGCCGGGCGCATCGAGCAGGTGGGGCCGGCGAGCGAGGTCTACGACAGCCCAGCCACCGCCTTCGTCGCTGGCTTCGTCGGCACCTCGAACCTGTTGCAGGGCAACGTCGCTCGCGAAGTGCTCGGCCGTGCTGGCAGCTTCGGGATCCGCCCCGAGAAGCTGCGCGTGCTCGCGGACGGCGCGGTGCCGGGCGATCACGAGCGCACGACCCAGGGCGTCGTCCGCGAGGTCGTCTACGCCGGCCCGGTGACGCGCGTCGTCGTCGACATCGGCGCCGGGGCCCGACTGATCGCCCTGCAGCAGAACGGTTCTGAGCTTGCGTCGGCTCCGATCAGGCGCGGTGACCCCGTTCGCCTGGCCTGGCGCGACGAGCACGTGATGGACGTGCCGCCACCCACCACCCCGAGCATCGATGAAGGAGCACCTCATGCGTAG